A genomic region of Cyanobacteria bacterium FACHB-DQ100 contains the following coding sequences:
- a CDS encoding glycosyltransferase → MSEIILGLSIVSLLIWIYLLGFRGQFWRMDQRLPDGELESASVCVVIPARNEADLLSITLRSLLTQSYSGSLQIILVDDHSTDGTAEVAKETAESLGKAAQLQILSAQPLPAGWTGKLWALEQGIQKGMELQPDYFLLTDADIEHDQNNLRDLVSHAIADDRELVSLMVRLRCVSFWEKLLIPAFVFFFAKLYPFRWANDPGRSLAAAAGGCSLIRCEALIRIGGVAAIRQALIDDCALADAIKSTGSKRIWLGLTPTTISLRPYDSLGTIWNMVSRTAYTQLNYSPLLLMGAVSGMFIVYLSPVIGILTGNSISLLTYALMTLAYFPIVQFYRCSFWYAFCLPAIAFLYLLMTIDSAVKHWQGQGGAWKGRTY, encoded by the coding sequence ATGAGCGAAATCATTCTTGGGCTGTCGATCGTAAGTTTATTAATTTGGATCTATTTGCTAGGATTCCGGGGGCAGTTTTGGCGAATGGATCAACGCCTGCCCGATGGAGAGCTAGAAAGCGCTTCGGTTTGCGTCGTAATTCCAGCCCGAAATGAAGCGGATTTGCTGTCGATTACTTTGCGATCGTTGCTCACACAATCCTATTCTGGTTCGCTCCAAATCATTCTAGTAGACGATCACAGCACCGACGGAACCGCAGAAGTCGCCAAGGAAACAGCCGAATCGCTCGGAAAAGCCGCTCAGCTACAGATTCTCTCAGCGCAACCCCTACCCGCAGGTTGGACAGGAAAACTGTGGGCGTTGGAACAGGGCATTCAAAAAGGCATGGAGTTGCAGCCGGATTATTTTTTGTTGACGGACGCAGATATTGAGCATGATCAGAACAATTTGCGAGATCTGGTGAGTCATGCGATCGCAGACGATCGCGAGTTAGTATCGCTCATGGTGCGATTACGCTGTGTGAGTTTTTGGGAGAAGTTACTGATTCCAGCATTTGTGTTCTTTTTCGCTAAGCTATATCCGTTTCGTTGGGCAAATGATCCGGGTCGATCGTTAGCGGCTGCGGCAGGCGGATGTAGTCTCATTCGATGTGAGGCATTGATTCGAATTGGCGGTGTCGCGGCAATTCGGCAAGCGTTAATTGATGATTGTGCCTTAGCGGATGCGATTAAATCGACGGGTTCTAAAAGAATCTGGCTCGGATTGACTCCAACGACAATCAGTTTACGTCCCTACGATTCACTCGGTACGATCTGGAACATGGTCTCTCGTACTGCTTATACCCAACTAAATTATTCTCCTCTGCTATTAATGGGTGCAGTATCCGGAATGTTTATTGTTTATCTCTCTCCCGTAATTGGAATATTAACCGGAAATTCAATTAGCTTATTAACTTACGCATTAATGACTCTGGCTTACTTTCCAATCGTGCAGTTTTATCGCTGTTCATTTTGGTATGCGTTTTGCTTACCTGCGATCGCATTTCTCTATCTACTCATGACGATCGATTCTGCTGTCAAACATTGGCAAGGACAGGGCGGTGCATGGAAAGGGCGCACGTACTAG